The Tachysurus fulvidraco isolate hzauxx_2018 chromosome 4, HZAU_PFXX_2.0, whole genome shotgun sequence DNA window CATAATGAAGGAAAAGCATGCACACTGtgctaatctaatctaatctgatctaatctaatctgatctaatctgatctaatctagCACATAAATCAGatggatcagtgtgttatttagaCTGTTTATAGACAAACAGAGGAGCATATTGATTTAATTAATAGACTGAGAAGGagttaaaagtttttatttttatcacatttttgtcttcagttatatattttattaagaatttgttcatttGGAGGTAAAATGTGTGTCAGTAAATCTCCCTATCTTCTCCCTGTTTACTGCAGCAGTGCATCATGGGATATCGATCATCACGAAGCGGCGTCTGTAATTGGTTAAAATGGCCGAGTGCAGAGAGGAAAACCGCTTCCCAGCTCCGACCTGGACCTCAGCCAACAACCTCGGCTTTTTTTCTCCGGCTGAATTCCAGTCTCAGGCTGACTGGCAGCAATTACTGCGTCTGAGCCAAAGTtacgctcaaacacacacacacatacacacacacacacacacacacacacccctaattACTGCCAATTAGACGAGGCGTGTAGGGAGAAAAGAGAAGCTGCAGGGACGTTCAGGCTCAAGGGGAGGGGTGAAGGGGGGTATTGGGTAAGTGTGTGGAAGAGGGCAGGGGTAAAGGGGGTTACAAGGCTTTAGATACGTGACTGAAAGGAAAAGGTTACAGAGGGAGATAATGAGAAATGATAAACAAGTCTCAGAATGAAGGTTCAGCGGCATGCAACTCCAACCACAAAGCTCCACCTGCTGCTGCTCCACACACTCATTATCATCCACAGTAACATAACTGCAGtaggattaataataaaaacagtattAATAAGATTCACTTTATGTTCATGAGTAAAAGAAACCTTTGCTGTTACTCAGAGAGACGGTGAGGGACGATGGTGTGACTTCATTTTCTCTGTACAGAACCTTTAAGAGTGGACGCACAGCAGCTCGACAAGAATATATCGATTCAGAAgattaattatacattttaaatttaaatctatcCCTATAACCATGTCAGAGATGAATATGTGagtactaatattattattattaggaatAGTagtattattacttttgttgttgtattagTTATAATATCATTACTGTTATTAATAATCTCATTACTGTGAAATATTAGTCCTTCTGTGTCATGATAACTAGCTAACCTCTGTTGTATTTAGCTAGGCTAGTTTTGGTTAGCTAACAACCTCCAGTAACAACCTCGAGTAATGTTACCTTATGcactgctaatgctaatgtcTCACAGTGGCTATGTTTCTTTAACAGAACAACAGATACACTTTACTCCTCAATCCACTTTACAActaattatatttcattttattaatattaatgctttAATCAAAAAAGTCTTCTGTCTACACCACAGAAACAGCAAATAATGTTCAGGGTCAATGATCAAAACATTTCTATGATTTTCAACCTTAATTCTTAATATAATTCTTCatattaatgattttatttgctAGCAAATGGCAGGAACTACACAAAGTGCCTAAATCTCTTTTATCAAAAACAGATAATGGAACAGTTCATAATCTTAATGACTGATCTTTACTTCTACTTTTGTGGAAATAAAAACGACAACCCAGACACGTCCAGTTTCGTATTTAAACCTGAATCATCTCAGAGGGTTTAGTCTTACCTCAAGTGATGAGCCTGGTTTCTTCTTCAGCTCTTCACATTTGCGGAATTTGCAGATCTGGTGTCCAGTCTTGCGGTTTCGGCAGCTGCTACAGACACCGCAGTTAATGAGCCGCCTGCAGGGGGCGCACACTCCACAGCgcttcctcttttttttggcGGCGTTTCCTCCGGACACAGGAGAAGAAATGTGATTACTGTGATTACTGTTATGCTGCTGGCAGTCTGCCAGGTTGGCGATCTGAAAGGCGCTGTCTGTGACGGCAGTTGCAGAGGCGGGAGAGTGCAGTGCTGTCATAACGATGACCCCAGGAGGTAAAGAAATGCCCCCCAGAGCTGGGAGTGCAGAGAATGCCGGGTTTATTATTTCCGCTTCAGCAGCACCGCCGCACTTCAGCTTGTTGACGCAGTCCCCCGCTAACGGCCTGCAGTGCTCCGATGATAACGTAGACAGGAAGTTACTGTTTGCCATCTGCAGAGTCTCGGGTTTCCCGGGCCGCTGAGACGAGTCGCTCCTGGTTCTGTTTGGGTGGATCGGTGCTGACTTGCGTCCCCAGAGCACAGCATTGTCACAGTTCCACGGTGATACACCGATCCGTGCACTGGGGAAGATGGGTGTGGTGATGCGGGCGATCTTGGCACTCTGTGGAAATGCTCcatttgttttgtaaaagttTGCAAAAGAGCGATAACGTTCAATTTCTGCGTTGTAATCCAACAGCTGGTTTAATCCGGCTTCCTGAAGGGCATCCTTTTGTAACAGAGACACATCTGCGTTAGCGCCGCTCTCAATGCAGAGCCCACTGTTTATGTTTGACATGGCCGCTCACTGGTTTTGGCGCTGAGGTAGAGACGTCAGGCGACGATGGAGTCCGTCCTTTTTCAACAATAAACTCCTCCGAGACTAATGCCTTGGCATCCTGCGATTATTCCACTGGACACtgaaataagaacacaataatTACACATGTGCCACAAAGCCATCCGCCACTTCACTCCTCCAACATTCTCTCGGGTTACGAAGAGGTTGTGAGTGACTGCAGCCTACGACAATGActgaagacaaaacaaaaacctgtGCTGCTTCACTACTGATTTCtacaaagaaagaacaaaaacactgcGATGATGACGACAATAACAGAAAGTGGCATGaactaaaaaagaaatacagtcATAACAAATTGaacatgtttacacacagaaatgtgttacatgtgttttaatgttaatgtacacacaaactccaaacacaagggaaatgtgaagaaaagaagaaaaacaaagaaagtcaAGAGTTTTTGTCAAACAGGGTTCATATTGTAAAAAACTGTGATGAACCGATTCAGATGTTATTGTGATGTCAGAAACATTTACTAACTTAGTGACAGCTTGAGATCCATCATATAAAAACAGTGTGATGTGATTCTATTTCTGTTATTATGTTATAATCATGTCATATGAAACGTTATTATCGGAGAAGTTGGCCGATAGTACGCTTAATCTGCACAGGTCCCtccatcatgtgtgtgtgtgtgtgtgtgtgtgtgtgtgtgtgtgtgtgtgtgtgtgtgtgtgtgtgtgtgtgtgtgtgtgtgtgattgagatgGAGGAAGTGTGCATTTCatcctccctccccctccctcccccctctctggCTGCGTCTCATTTCCACCGATAAAAGCGCGTTAAACACATTTCCCCCCGCTTACGTTACCTTCCTCCGGCTGCTCGCGCTTTTTAATTAACCGAGCTACGGCGTCACGAATCGCTTCCGTGCTCGGGGCAACGggctataaacacacacacacacacacacacagagagagagagagagagagagagagagagagagagagagagagcaggctGGGTGGGCTCAGAAGTCTGTTCTAGTTTTTAGTATTTAGCGACACAATAAATTCATTGAACGTCTACAACATTCCCACAGCACACTTACGGGGGGGGGATGTAGGGGGAGAAAAGAAGTGAGATGTAgataagaaagagagaaaaataaaaggagGGAAAGCagcagaagaggagagagagaaagagagagagagagacagacagagagagagagagagagagagagagagagagagagagagagagacagacagagagacagacagagagagagagagagagagagagagagagagagagagagagagagagagagagagagagaaagtagcAGTGAAGGGTTCTTCAGTTCCTCTGTGAGAAGTAGTAAGATGTTCCTCTTACAGAACCACTTTATACAGCTCTGAGAACCTTTAATGTAAGCCAGGGTCACTGAGAGAGTAAtaacacgcgcgcacacacacacacacagagagagagagagagagagagagagagagagagagagagagagagacagagagagagagagacttagagacagagagagagagacttggagacagagagagacttagagacagagagagacttagagacagagagagagagacttggagacagagagagacagagacagagggagagagagagagagagagagagagagagagagagagagagagagagagcagcgtGTGAaattgagagaaagaaagaaatagaaacaagaacaaaaaatatataactataGACGATTAAAAAGCGCTCGCGCATCACGTACCTACCAaaatgtgtgtaagagagagagaaagagagagagagagagagagagagagagagagagagagagagagagagagagagagagagagaaagtccgGACTCCAGTTAGCGGCTCATGATGGACAGATGAAGGAGAAAAGCACAGGACAGAAGCGCCATCCTCCCGTTATGAGACAAAttcaacaagaaaaagaaaataaaggaaaaaagaagaaaaaacgcCTTAAAGCCGAAAacgagagaaaaataaagaactaTGGCGGCGCGAGCtcgtgcctgtctgtctgcctgccgcGCGCAGCCGTGAATAAAAGCGGCACAAccgagatgtgtgtgtgtgtgtgtgtgtgtgtgtgtgtgtgtgtgtgtgtgtgtgtgtgtgtgtgtgtgtgtgtgtgtgtgcgtgtgcgtgtctgaTCGGTGCGCGCGGAGCCGCAGAAGCTGCGATGCGGACACCTACTGATCACCCGCCGtaactctctctttcactcaaacacacacgcacacacacacacacacacacacacacacacacacacttgaactttttccttctctctctctctctctctctctctctctctctctctctctctctctctctctctctctctctctctctctctctctctctctctctctcttctgtaagcgtgttatattttattcatatatttcatTCACAGTCATTTAGAGAAGGTTATATTTCATAACTTTCTTTTAAAGCAGCTAGCTCAACTAGAtaaacgacacacacacacacacagacacagacacacacacagacacagacacacacacacacagacacagacacacacacacaatactgaaaGTGTCATTTGCTAATTCCGTAGTTGTTGAAAAACattgtggttttttttaataatataatatacatgtagtattaatgtttatttagtgtgtttttgtcttttattcttttggttaaaatgacaataaaaagcttcttgactcttgacttgtcCCAACACAAACATGCTGACTGCATTCAATCTAATTATTAATTAGTTATTTAATAAGTATTTAGTTATGAAATATCAGTACAAGTGTATTGTTTATAAGCTCatactattaatattatttactgaatatattttattaaaaataattaattaaaaattgtcTGCCTGTACTAGTCAGACTTTATTTTgaattaagaaataaattgcAGTCAAAAGACACATAAGTGTAAGGCAGAAAAGTTCATGTTCATCCTCCCCGTGAACACTTCACTCTTCTATATCTTTAGTAATCTTCAAAAAAACAGAACCTTTTGTCAGGATCCAGGAAGATTTCAAGACCCCACAAAATTGTCCTCATCTTTGGAAACTTTCTTTGCAGAGTTTcagaaacctttttattttagttatgtaTTTAGAAAATGAGAATCATTTTCATGATCCTTCAAATTTTTAGGAATTCAAGAACTGATCAGAACCTCAAGTATGTGAGGAATATTTTCAGGACCGAAACAAATGTTTCTGTGGGATTACACTACAGGAACCATGTGAGGCAATGGAAAACAACCTTCTCCTTCATACCTTGGATACCATGGATGATCTGCAACCTAGAGAAGCAAAATAGTCACATTATGAGTGAAACTTCTCCTGGGTCCAGAGAGCATGCTATTTGATGAAGTCAGGAAAAATTTTATAGTACTAGGGATTAGAAATTAGGAGATTTGGCTCTCCCCAGAAGAGGTCAGCAAAGATCACCCCAAGATCAGTATCAGTATATCACAGAGGAACCCAGAGGAACTTCTAGGCCACAATACTTTACTCCTTTACTTTATTCCAATAGTAATGATGTGGAAGGACCTGAAGTATAGTTTTGAACAATAGTTCTTCTAAGCTGCTCTGGCTGCTGCTGGGTGAGTATGGAAACGTGCCCTGTTGAACCTGCTTAAACATGGAGATATTAGAAATGATGCTACTAGGTAAAGCAGGAGGAacctgtgtgtattttctgtgaTTTGCATCCTGTTTCATAGCATATTCTTCTTCCCGTATTTTCtatattatacactgtataagagacaaggagagagacagaaaaagaaagagacagggaTATCTTAGAGAAAGTCCAGAAGAGGCAAACAAACAACAAGAGAGGAAGAGTGACAAGACAAAAGTGACATGAAAACTGAGAGGGGGAGACAAAAAGGCTGATAGACAGGCAAACTAACAGAGACCAGGAGGCCAGATGGAATATAGCGAGACAGTATAAGGTGAATCAACCTTGGACTGTTTATTTAAAAGCGTGTCTCAtttcctttctgttttcttaCACATCTAGCACATTAGCTATTAGCCAATCCACGCTCTCCCTGTCTGGCTCTGCCATGCTTCACTAATTGGAGTGTGTACACACTTCCTAACAGagcagcactctctctctctctctctctctctctctctctctctctctctctctctctctctctcacacacacacacacacacacacacacacacacacacacacacacacacacacacacacacacacacacacacatacacactgctgtatgtgtaaaattatAACGTACCGTCATATATTTTTACCTTCAACACTTATCAATACAGCAAAACAAAAGTCATATCATCCTTTGACAAAGGAAAGTAAGTACATTCGATGTTCAACTAGTTACAGTAGAGAGAATGCTGTtactgttgctaagcaaccaggaagaagaaaaactgTGAAAGCCAAGTGTAAGCTAGCTACTGACTGAGGAAAACGATGTAGGTATACCTTATACCGCTTATACAGGTAGTCAGAGAAAGGATAAAGAACATCAAAATTTACTTCAAATGTGTTGCTAAATTACTGACAAAAGGCTGAAGTTCAACTTTAATTGACATGAATTCAATTTTCATTGGTTCCACAATGCTAATAAATAGCCATGTTGCATATTTGTCAATATCtcaagagtgagtgagtccgGTGGAATCATCCCATAAACTGATTAACAGTGATAGATGAATAGTTATAGATGACTACTTACCAGCTATGTAATTAGGTTAAATAATGATTCAAACTTTTGAGGTACTGAACAGGACCAGGTCATTAATGGTGTCAGTAGAGAGCCCCAATAAACCAGTTAAAGGACTTTGTTATATTCACATGTTTCAATCTATACAGTTTAAACCAGGTCAAAAAAGTCAATGCCATGTGGAGGGCACAGTACTGAAAAGGATGAAAATCAAAGTGCTGTCCACCTTCATGGAACCCTTATATAAAACTAGGATGTTGCCTTTCAGGGTTCACACACCTCCCTCTAGAGTGGTACTGCTGAGGGTTGGCACTTTGTAAAAATGCAGTGTCTTGAAAAGTTTATTAAGATACATTTTTTCATCTCTAAGTGGTCTGTAGCTTGGGGTACAAATATATACCATTACCATTATATTAGTTCGTAACAGGGTACCACAAACATAGTGGAATGAATGTTGATGGCTAGTACATTATGTTGTAAAAATAGGTGAGAATGTAGTCATTAAGGGGAAACTAGAGGATGATACAGTGCAGAAAACCGGCATCAGAACGtttcccaaccagaagccgtgggtGGATAAAACCATCAGCGATGCTCTGAGATCCCATCCCAAGTTCTGAAAGCCTGCACTGACCAGCTAGTACCGgtgttcactgagatattcaacctTCCACTGGAACAGCTtgttgtcccctcatgcttcaaacagtccaccattgttcctatCCAGAAGAAACCCCAGCCCACCTGCCTCAACGATTACCACCCTGTAGCCCTGacctcagtagtgatgaagtgcttcgaaAGACTGGTTAGAGACTTCATAACTGCATCACTTCCAGAGACACTGGTTCCACTACAGTTTGCGTACTTCCAGAACCGCTCTACTGAGGACTCCATtgctcatcttctccacacCACGATTagccacctggactgcagaaaagggaattaACACCATAATACCCTCTACGCtcacctctaagttggaggtcctgggactcagccTGCCGCTGTGTCAGTGGTTCTCCAACTTcttgacagacagaccacaagccgTACAGGTGGGCACACAACTCatcagcactggagctccccaaggttgtgttctgagccccctgctgtactcattGTACACATATCACtatgtggccacttccaactccaccaccatcatcgagtttgctgacgacactgttgtggtgggcctgatctccaacaatgatgagacggtatacctacaggagactaaaaacctggatagatggtgccaggagaacaatcttctcctgaacatcagcaagacttaggagttgatagtggacttcagcacaaagcaggagcggtcataaCAACCGCTAAACATCTAacgggaccccagtggagagagtggacagttccGGTACCTGGGTGtccacatcacacaggacctgtcttggtcctgtcacatcaacaccctggtgaagaaggcctgGCAGCATCTGTACCATCTAAgacgcttaagggacttcaaactaccctctcaggtgctaaagactttctacacctgcattATTGGGAGTGTCCTGACAGgacattcactaaattccaggggtttcgttaccacggcgtaaagtgggtgtgttactggaggtcttggaaaaatgctctctttaaaaaaagagcatacctatGATGGATAAGGAATGACAAAACAggcatacaggtagattttatattttatatctattatgcattattatcttacagttaagctattttcgaaaacaaataaacaaccaaaaactaggattagggttagggttatcaaataggccacgcctgcccgaggacgcaatatctgttacgctgttctgaaatccctggaaataagtgcatcccgtcCTGAcaggtagcatcacttcctggttcaggTGCAGCACCATGAAGTAcaggcgagccctccagagggtggtgcggtcagctgaacgtaccatccacaccgagctccctgacctgcaggataTCTACAGCACACCAAGGTcgggaagattgtaaaggatctcagcatcccaacaatggactcttttctttgttgcattcagggagagaatgagaagcttcttcccacaggccattcggagtttaaacTAGGAAACACCCAGAATctcctccttttggttttatttttatccttaattccattcctttctatgtttgaataccggacagacataaaaagcatttcactgcatgtcgtactctgtatgtgtgtatgtgacagataaaatgtgatttgatttgatttgatttgagttgtAGGATTCGTGAATTCCCCTCGACACAAAGCTAAAACTTAATGCAAATACACTTTAGGAGACATTCATGCCCAAAAGCAAACTGAGAAAGGTAAAAAGGAAGAAGCATAGAGAAGCTAAATGGGataggaaagaggaaaaaaagcaactgatgtttgctaaaaaaaaacttctgaaaTTAGAAAACTTGGTTGCAGAAATGAAACAattgaatatgaattaaatacaattacaattacaattgcCATAAATGCTACTGCAAGATCTGAAAAGACAAGAAattctaagtctgactccttcatctaaagtTCAAACATTAGactaggtagaagaacttgaagaggatcttTTGAAGACGCTTAAGCTTCGAAGGACAACCcagttcaaggtaagaccagtCTGATTTATACTGTCTGCCGTGACAGCAGCTTACTCGTGAAAAACATACTATGCACTCCTTAGTGGATCTGTCAAAGCATTGTTTAGGCAAGCCAGGAACATTTGTCACTAAGGGACATGCAGGTCAGTACAATTACTTTAGTTAACATGTCATGAGGTTCCTGGAGTCCAGGGgcaaaaaaacactgaataaatgtCATTATCTTCTTCTCTCTCGGCTTTTCCAAATATGAGTCTGCAAAATGTTTGGCTGGTGTTCTTGAGGACTACTGCTTCAATGAAGAGGATTGCCATGCCGTAGTTGTAGGTAAcgttcattcatcttctgaaaatgatttttaaagatGATGATTATGGAGGGAGAAGAAACTGGAAGAAACTCAATCGAACATTGGGAGAGCTCCGTGAAGATTTTCAGACCTCAGGATAAAACTGGGAACCTTGAAGATGTGATGTTGTCAGGAAAGGTTcagctaaaaaataaacaaggaaaGAGTCACTTAATCAATGCAGCTCTGTCAGTGAGGCAAGACCCAGGAGGCTTGGCAGTGGGAGATGATTTCTAGGAGGCCTCTTGGTCATCAGCAAGTTTAAGGCATGGTGTCCTTCATTTGTACCTGAAACAAGAAGGGAGAAGAACCATTGTGTCACTCTGGCATTTGAGTCTTTTGCCCTGGCCATCCATGGTCCATTACTAGAGTGAAGTGGCAACACATGAAGTAGATTTTTGAGCTCCTACATGGCACATTATATTGCCAGGGCATCCAGTCCAACCGCAGAGAAAAGTTCACCAGCTGGAGATAGCTTTGAGCTAATTTATAGGACTGGGTGTTCCTCTCCTTTGATGACCAGTGACAGGACTCTGTGTAGCAtctttgtgcacaggggatGGGAGCTGAAGTTGGGGTTACAAAGTTCAGGCATGCTAGTTAGGACCTCTTTGAGTTATTGGAATGCCTGCTCTGTCATGTATGCTCTCTTCAGTCAGTCTGGTTGTCTTTTCCTTGTAAGGTCTGAGTGGggaagctacagaagaaaacCGTGAATCTATGTTAATATCCTGCCAACCTCACAAAGGCACCTGTTTTTGTGACAAGGTGGGGGTATCCATGGACCGCTTTTGCCATCTTCTCCTGGGGGATAAAGAGGCTTTGGCTGATGCAATACCCCAGGTACTTTGCCGTCCGGAGAGCTTCCAGGACCTCTCCCAGTTTCTGAAGGTGGTCAGACCACGTGGAGGAATTGACAATTGCATCTTCCAAATAGGAGGCACATGAGCAGTGTGATCATAGGGAAATAGCTATCAGACTCTGGAACATCACAGACACTTAATATAGAGCAAACAGGAGGACCCGATACAGCCAGTGGGTCATTTCCATTTTTGAAGGTGGAATGCTACCTGCTGGTATCTGTTGGTCAGATCTAGGGTGGATACATAGGGCCCAAACAAGTCTCTACACAGGACATCGACACAGGAGAAGGGGTAGCTGGCAAATACCGAAACCTGGTTGAGCCTGCGGAAGTCAGTGCATAGACAGAGGGAGCCGTCAGGCTTCAGCACAATCACAATTCTGTTTCTATGGCTTGACCGTGTGCAAGACGGACATACCAACCACTGTGGATGGGTCTTGTTCACCCTGTGCTGCTGGCACGGTCTCCTGGTGGTCATGCCAGCAGGAAACCCAGTCCAGTCTCTACCTAAGACTAGGGGAAGAAGAAGGTCAGAGATGAGCCCTACATGAAGTGACCACTCACCTTTCTGATTGCTTATCTTTACCTGTGTGGTGGGGACCTTGCAGACATCACCCTGGAGACTGATAAGTTCCCCGCTGAGTTTACTGTGTGGTCTAGTAGGTTAGGCTGGGCCAGAGTAATCATACTACCaaattttaattttcacatcCACTGTGGGGCCTCTAGGGGCCAAGGGTGCCTGTAGGGCACACCATGTGATGCAGTGTTTGCTGATGCTGG harbors:
- the cxxc4 gene encoding CXXC-type zinc finger protein 4, whose product is MSNINSGLCIESGANADVSLLQKDALQEAGLNQLLDYNAEIERYRSFANFYKTNGAFPQSAKIARITTPIFPSARIGVSPWNCDNAVLWGRKSAPIHPNRTRSDSSQRPGKPETLQMANSNFLSTLSSEHCRPLAGDCVNKLKCGGAAEAEIINPAFSALPALGGISLPPGVIVMTALHSPASATAVTDSAFQIANLADCQQHNSNHSNHISSPVSGGNAAKKKRKRCGVCAPCRRLINCGVCSSCRNRKTGHQICKFRKCEELKKKPGSSLERTPVSSGEAFRWFF